The Saccharopolyspora gloriosae genome window below encodes:
- a CDS encoding D-alanine--D-alanine ligase family protein translates to MSDRWVAVLSGGLSHEREVSLRSGRRLSTALRSVGMTVGEWDADSRLVTRIQDERPDAVIIALHGGEGENGAVQSVLDMLGVPYVGTDQRACRRAWDKPTAKAELARAGLSTPDWVVLPHATFRELGAQAVLDALVGKLGLPLMLKPDQGGSALGARVVREASELPSAMVGALAYGDTVLVEQFIEGVEVAVSVVDTADGPEALPAVRIEAADGVYDYTARYTAGLTSYEAPADLAPEVAARAGELAVAAHKLLGLRDVSRTDAIIDQHGVPHFLEVNVSPGLTETSLFPMAVEAADRSLGEVFAGLVEKAITRGN, encoded by the coding sequence ATGTCCGATCGTTGGGTCGCCGTGCTGTCCGGTGGGTTGTCGCACGAGCGCGAGGTGTCGCTGCGCTCCGGACGTCGGCTGTCCACCGCGCTGCGCTCCGTCGGCATGACCGTGGGGGAGTGGGACGCCGATTCCCGGCTGGTCACGCGAATCCAGGACGAGCGGCCGGACGCCGTGATCATCGCGCTGCACGGCGGCGAAGGTGAGAACGGTGCCGTGCAGTCCGTGCTGGACATGCTCGGCGTTCCGTACGTCGGCACCGACCAGCGGGCGTGCCGCCGAGCTTGGGACAAGCCGACCGCGAAGGCCGAGCTCGCCCGTGCCGGCCTGAGCACCCCGGACTGGGTTGTGCTGCCGCACGCCACGTTCCGCGAGCTCGGCGCCCAAGCCGTGCTGGACGCGCTGGTCGGCAAGCTGGGTCTGCCGCTGATGCTCAAGCCGGATCAGGGCGGTTCGGCGCTGGGGGCGCGAGTGGTCCGAGAAGCCTCGGAGCTGCCCTCGGCGATGGTGGGCGCGCTGGCCTACGGCGACACCGTGCTCGTCGAGCAGTTCATCGAAGGCGTCGAGGTCGCTGTGAGCGTGGTGGACACCGCGGACGGCCCGGAGGCGCTTCCCGCGGTGCGCATCGAAGCGGCCGACGGCGTGTACGACTACACGGCCCGCTACACCGCCGGGCTCACCAGTTACGAGGCACCGGCCGACCTGGCGCCCGAAGTCGCGGCCCGCGCGGGGGAGCTGGCGGTCGCGGCGCACAAGCTGCTCGGGCTGCGTGACGTGTCCCGGACCGATGCGATCATCGACCAGCACGGGGTGCCGCACTTCCTGGAGGTGAACGTGTCGCCCGGCCTGACGGAGACGTCGTTGTTCCCGATGGCCGTGGAG
- a CDS encoding PLP-dependent aminotransferase family protein yields MSDHGSNPTDQPQPSPQQEAAVQQAGAARNLDAHRDRYAQRTAGMTASEIRALFAVASRPEVVSLAGGMPNLAALPLDSLATEVSRLISVDGQAALQYGSAHGVPELREQICEIMAMEGITGHPDDVMVTVGSQMALDMVTRLFCDPGDVVLAEGPSYVGALGSFNAYQAKVVHVAMDDDGLQPEALRHAISEVTSRGERIKFLYTIPNFHNPGGVTLAVQRRAEILEICRHHDILVLEDNPYGLLGFDGQTYPALRSLDPDNVVYLGSFSKTFASGLRVGWVLAPHAVREKLVLAAESATLCPPTLNQMIVSRYLSTHDWKGQIKTFREQYRERRDAMLSALEQHMPEGCSWTKPDGGFYVWFTAPEGVDTKAMLPRAVTQRVAYASGTGFYADALGSRQMRLSYCYPTPERIREGVRRLANTLTDEMELVRTFGSVPQRSVSGPEAPSPDTA; encoded by the coding sequence ATGTCCGATCACGGCAGCAACCCGACCGATCAGCCGCAGCCGAGCCCCCAGCAGGAGGCAGCGGTCCAGCAGGCGGGAGCGGCGCGCAACCTCGACGCGCACCGCGACCGGTACGCCCAGCGCACCGCAGGCATGACCGCATCGGAGATCCGGGCGCTGTTCGCCGTGGCGAGTCGCCCCGAGGTCGTCTCGCTGGCCGGCGGCATGCCGAACCTGGCCGCGCTGCCGCTGGACTCGCTGGCCACCGAGGTCTCCCGGCTGATCTCCGTCGACGGGCAGGCCGCGCTGCAGTACGGCTCGGCGCACGGCGTTCCGGAACTGCGCGAGCAGATCTGCGAGATCATGGCCATGGAAGGCATCACCGGGCATCCCGACGACGTGATGGTCACCGTCGGCTCCCAGATGGCCCTGGACATGGTCACGCGGCTGTTCTGCGACCCGGGCGACGTCGTCCTCGCCGAAGGCCCCTCCTACGTCGGCGCGCTCGGCTCCTTCAACGCCTACCAGGCGAAGGTCGTGCACGTCGCGATGGACGACGACGGGTTGCAGCCGGAAGCGCTGCGGCACGCGATCTCCGAGGTCACCAGCCGCGGTGAGCGGATCAAGTTCCTCTACACCATCCCGAACTTCCACAACCCCGGCGGCGTCACGCTCGCCGTGCAGCGCCGCGCCGAGATCCTGGAGATCTGCCGCCACCACGACATCCTCGTGCTGGAGGACAACCCGTACGGGCTGCTGGGCTTCGACGGCCAGACCTACCCGGCGCTGCGCAGCCTGGACCCGGACAACGTGGTCTACCTCGGTTCGTTCTCCAAGACCTTCGCCTCCGGACTGCGCGTCGGCTGGGTCCTCGCCCCGCACGCGGTGCGCGAGAAGCTGGTGCTCGCCGCGGAGTCGGCGACGCTGTGCCCGCCCACGCTGAACCAGATGATCGTGTCCCGCTACCTGAGCACGCACGACTGGAAGGGCCAGATCAAGACCTTCCGCGAGCAGTACCGGGAACGCCGCGACGCGATGCTCAGCGCGCTGGAGCAGCACATGCCGGAAGGCTGCAGCTGGACCAAGCCCGACGGCGGGTTCTACGTGTGGTTCACCGCGCCGGAAGGCGTGGACACCAAGGCGATGTTGCCGCGGGCCGTGACCCAGCGGGTCGCCTACGCCTCGGGCACCGGCTTCTACGCGGACGCGCTGGGCTCGCGGCAGATGCGGCTGTCCTACTGCTATCCGACGCCGGAGCGCATCCGTGAGGGCGTCCGCAGGCTCGCCAACACGCTCACCGACGAGATGGAGCTGGTGCGGACCTTCGGCAGCGTGCCGCAGCGCTCGGTCTCCGGCCCCGAAGCTCCCTCTCCGGACACGGCGTAA
- a CDS encoding GNAT family N-acetyltransferase, whose amino-acid sequence MSRRVVGVTLDNLDHLPPKCRRCVFWELAPHIREQAEEFGETGLEKEAWVSNVLLDWGSCGRVLYVDDVPAGYALYAPPAAVPRAAAFPSGPVSADAVLLTALRVIPEFEHGGLGRVLLQNVAKDLTKRGVRAIEAFGDLHEDDEGCLVPAGFLQQVGFKTVRQHPKWPRLRLELRTAISWKEDVEAALERLLSTVSVKTAEPALG is encoded by the coding sequence GTGTCGCGACGCGTCGTAGGCGTCACGCTGGACAACCTCGACCACTTGCCACCGAAGTGTCGTCGCTGCGTGTTCTGGGAACTCGCGCCGCACATCCGGGAGCAGGCCGAGGAGTTCGGCGAAACCGGCCTCGAAAAAGAGGCCTGGGTGTCCAACGTGCTGCTGGACTGGGGATCCTGCGGCCGCGTGCTGTACGTGGACGACGTGCCTGCCGGCTATGCGCTGTACGCCCCGCCCGCCGCGGTGCCGCGCGCCGCCGCGTTCCCGTCCGGCCCGGTCAGCGCGGACGCGGTGCTGCTCACCGCGTTGCGGGTGATCCCGGAGTTCGAGCACGGCGGGCTGGGCCGGGTGTTGCTGCAGAACGTGGCGAAGGATCTGACCAAGCGCGGAGTCCGCGCGATCGAGGCGTTCGGCGATCTGCACGAGGACGACGAGGGCTGCCTGGTCCCGGCGGGATTCCTGCAGCAGGTCGGGTTCAAGACCGTCCGCCAGCACCCGAAGTGGCCGCGCTTGCGGCTGGAGCTGCGCACGGCGATCTCCTGGAAGGAAGACGTCGAAGCGGCTCTGGAGCGGCTGCTGAGCACGGTCTCGGTGAAGACCGCCGAGCCCGCGCTCGGCTGA
- a CDS encoding N-acetylmuramoyl-L-alanine amidase — protein MQLLHRGDVGPAVAEIRNTLAALGLLPAPPNGTATGPANFDAAVEHAVRVFQQRRGLITDGVVGPATYRALIDARWRLGDRSLAYLVSKPISGDDVFALQERLLELGFDAGRPDGIFGWQTEQALRSFQRDYGLGNDGICGPNTLRALKQLAPKVRGGRPVYLREQEKVRRSGPLLRGKRIVLDPGHGGTDRGVTVGGVNEADLAWDLVRRLEGRMVATGMEALITRGPHSCPPEADRAGFANEAGADLFLSLHMDANSAPAAQGVSSFHFGTGNGTTSTVGEALAGFLQREIVARTGMLDCRIHPKTWEVLRLTRMPAVRTEIGYLTNPEDRRRLLDPAFRDIIAEGLLVAVKRLYLLGKDDQPTGTFTFDDLLRHELTRAEGA, from the coding sequence ATGCAGCTGCTCCACCGCGGTGACGTCGGTCCGGCCGTTGCCGAGATCAGGAACACCCTTGCTGCGCTGGGTCTCCTACCGGCCCCCCCAAACGGAACCGCCACCGGCCCCGCGAACTTCGACGCGGCGGTGGAACACGCGGTGCGCGTCTTCCAGCAGCGACGTGGCCTGATCACCGACGGCGTCGTCGGCCCCGCCACCTACCGCGCCCTGATCGACGCGCGCTGGCGCCTGGGCGACCGGTCCCTGGCCTACCTCGTGTCCAAGCCCATCAGCGGCGACGACGTGTTCGCGCTGCAGGAGCGGCTGCTGGAACTCGGCTTCGACGCGGGCAGGCCCGACGGCATCTTCGGGTGGCAGACCGAGCAGGCGCTGCGCAGCTTCCAGCGCGACTACGGGCTCGGCAACGACGGCATCTGCGGCCCGAACACGCTGCGCGCGCTCAAGCAGCTCGCCCCGAAGGTCCGCGGCGGTCGCCCCGTCTACCTGCGGGAGCAGGAGAAGGTCCGGCGCTCCGGTCCGCTGCTGCGCGGCAAGCGCATCGTGCTGGACCCCGGTCACGGCGGCACCGACCGCGGCGTGACCGTGGGCGGCGTCAACGAAGCCGACCTCGCCTGGGACCTGGTCCGCAGGCTCGAAGGCCGCATGGTCGCCACCGGGATGGAAGCGCTGATCACGCGCGGGCCGCACTCCTGCCCGCCGGAGGCCGACCGCGCCGGGTTCGCCAACGAAGCGGGTGCCGACCTGTTCCTGTCGCTGCACATGGACGCCAACTCGGCGCCCGCGGCGCAGGGCGTGTCGAGCTTCCACTTCGGCACCGGCAACGGCACCACCTCCACGGTGGGGGAGGCGCTGGCCGGCTTCCTGCAGCGCGAGATCGTCGCGCGCACGGGGATGCTCGACTGCCGCATCCACCCGAAGACGTGGGAGGTCCTGCGCCTCACCCGGATGCCCGCGGTGCGCACCGAGATCGGTTACCTCACCAACCCCGAGGACCGGCGGCGGCTGCTCGACCCCGCGTTCCGGGACATCATCGCCGAAGGCCTGCTGGTCGCCGTGAAACGGCTCTACCTGCTCGGCAAGGACGACCAGCCGACGGGCACCTTCACCTTCGACGACCTGCTGCGCCACGAACTCACCCGAGCCGAAGGCGCCTGA
- the trxA gene encoding thioredoxin → MAENTVTVDAGSFKDDVLGSDKPVLVDFWATWCGPCKMVAPVLEEIADENPGITIAKLDIDKNPSVARDYQVMSVPTLLLFSGGEPVKQIVGAKPKAALLEDLKDYL, encoded by the coding sequence ATGGCCGAGAACACCGTGACCGTGGACGCCGGCTCGTTCAAGGACGACGTGCTGGGCAGCGACAAGCCCGTCCTGGTCGACTTCTGGGCGACCTGGTGCGGCCCGTGCAAGATGGTCGCGCCCGTCCTGGAGGAGATCGCCGACGAGAACCCGGGCATCACGATCGCCAAGCTGGACATCGACAAGAACCCGTCGGTCGCCCGCGACTACCAGGTGATGAGCGTCCCGACGCTGCTGCTGTTCTCCGGCGGCGAGCCGGTCAAGCAGATCGTCGGCGCCAAGCCGAAGGCCGCGCTGCTGGAAGACCTGAAGGACTACCTGTGA
- the trxB gene encoding thioredoxin-disulfide reductase produces the protein MTDDVRNLIIVGSGPAGYTAAVYAARAELQPLVFEGTQFGGALMTTTDVENYPGFRDGIMGPDLMEQMREQAKRFGGELRAEDVEHIDLEGDVKKVTANGVEYRAKAIVLAMGAAARYLGIPGEEKLLGHGVSACATCDGFFFREQHIAVIGGGDSAMEEATFLTKFADSVTIIHRRDEFRASKIMLERAKANEKIRWRTNAAVTEVLGDNAVTGLKLHDTVTGEDSQLDVTGMFVAIGHDPRSELVRDQVEVDDEGYVAVQQPTTHTGIPGVFAAGDLVDHTYRQAITAAGSGCSAAMDAERWLAEHEVSESAHVAAEHVGGGYAPATETAAAR, from the coding sequence GTGACCGACGACGTCCGCAACCTCATCATCGTGGGCTCCGGCCCCGCCGGTTACACCGCTGCGGTGTACGCCGCACGGGCCGAACTCCAGCCTTTGGTCTTCGAGGGAACGCAGTTCGGTGGTGCGTTGATGACCACCACCGACGTGGAGAACTACCCCGGTTTCCGGGACGGCATCATGGGCCCCGATCTCATGGAGCAGATGCGGGAGCAGGCGAAGCGGTTCGGAGGTGAGCTGCGCGCCGAGGACGTCGAGCACATCGACCTCGAAGGCGACGTGAAGAAGGTCACCGCCAACGGCGTCGAGTACCGCGCCAAGGCGATCGTCCTGGCGATGGGCGCGGCGGCCCGCTACCTGGGCATCCCCGGCGAGGAGAAGCTGCTCGGCCACGGCGTTTCGGCGTGCGCGACCTGCGACGGCTTCTTCTTCCGCGAGCAGCACATCGCCGTCATCGGCGGTGGCGACTCCGCGATGGAGGAGGCCACGTTCCTCACCAAGTTCGCGGACTCGGTGACGATCATCCACCGCCGCGACGAGTTCCGCGCCTCCAAGATCATGCTGGAGCGGGCCAAGGCCAACGAGAAGATCCGCTGGCGCACCAACGCCGCGGTCACCGAGGTGCTCGGCGACAACGCCGTCACCGGCCTGAAGCTGCACGACACCGTGACCGGTGAGGACTCGCAGCTCGACGTCACCGGCATGTTCGTCGCCATCGGCCACGACCCGCGCAGCGAACTCGTGCGCGACCAGGTCGAGGTCGACGACGAGGGCTACGTCGCCGTCCAGCAGCCCACCACGCACACCGGCATCCCCGGCGTGTTCGCCGCGGGCGACCTCGTCGACCACACCTACCGGCAGGCCATCACCGCCGCCGGTTCCGGCTGCTCGGCGGCGATGGACGCCGAGCGGTGGCTCGCCGAGCACGAGGTGAGCGAGTCCGCGCACGTCGCGGCCGAACACGTCGGCGGTGGCTACGCACCTGCGACCGAGACCGCCGCGGCGCGCTGA
- the sigM gene encoding RNA polymerase sigma factor SigM, with protein MSAPVRSDADLIAAHTSGDPHAFAELFRRHRDRLWAVALRTMRDHEDASDALQDAMISAFRNAGSFRAESQVTTWLHRIVVNACLDRIRRRQARPTVPLPDTGPAEPAVPRDAIEEQDTRMAVQDALAALPEEQRAPIVLVDVEGYSVSDTAAILGVAEGTVKSRCARGRVKLAKLLGHLRNPSADANVPDDANAKRRREGR; from the coding sequence GTGTCTGCCCCCGTCAGATCGGACGCCGACCTCATAGCGGCGCACACCAGCGGTGACCCACACGCGTTCGCCGAGTTGTTCCGCCGGCACCGCGATCGGTTGTGGGCGGTCGCGTTGCGCACCATGCGCGATCACGAGGACGCTTCCGACGCGCTGCAGGATGCGATGATCTCCGCGTTCCGCAACGCCGGATCGTTCCGAGCGGAATCCCAGGTCACCACCTGGTTGCACCGAATCGTGGTGAACGCCTGCCTGGACCGGATCCGCAGGCGCCAGGCGAGACCGACGGTGCCCTTGCCCGATACCGGGCCGGCCGAGCCGGCCGTTCCGCGCGACGCGATCGAGGAGCAGGACACCCGGATGGCCGTGCAGGACGCGCTGGCCGCCCTCCCCGAGGAGCAGCGCGCGCCGATCGTGCTGGTCGACGTGGAGGGCTATTCGGTGTCCGACACCGCCGCCATCCTCGGCGTCGCCGAGGGCACCGTGAAGAGCCGCTGCGCCCGCGGCCGGGTGAAGCTGGCGAAACTTCTGGGACACCTGCGGAACCCGAGTGCGGATGCGAACGTCCCAGATGACGCCAACGCCAAGCGTCGACGGGAGGGACGATGA
- a CDS encoding protein kinase family protein codes for MSSKPTRQAMPERDAGDSTADDAEQLTPGAVLDHGRYRLLEKVGTDPRCDAQLWRAKDGVLGRDVALTILTGDRSQSDAATSARRTLERAMHASTFNHVGVARVLDVVTPAPGDPQGVLGVVIAEWTHGTDLIELIGDGPLQPGTAARLLQPLAAAVEAAHHAGLVLGADHPQRIRVTPEGDIRMAFPGPLSTASSSDDVRGLGAALYLLLTGRWALDSAPEGLATAPTGPDGTIVAPRTLRPTVPLELSTVALRALGSPDTHGTTGGVRTGAAVLRVLEQHATFEASSSAVQSGPAGGATQTNEVWSTQDPKPDKVKRKKLAISVGALAVATLLVVGWIVANLIGMFAGNPEAEGPSVTLGDDNAQQPAPTPDQAVPVQVTGGTPFVKEQTPDSPGKIGNLFDGDPSTSWATDSYNDQFGNGFKSGTGTVLSFSAPTTVREVVIDSPSAGTVVEIRAADGTSPNFDSSPLLGQQTLAAGKTTIPIDAAQPTQNVIVWLTQISPSGGKFQTRINEISISGTAA; via the coding sequence GTGAGCAGCAAACCGACCAGGCAAGCGATGCCGGAACGTGACGCGGGCGATTCGACGGCGGACGACGCCGAACAGCTGACCCCCGGCGCGGTACTCGACCACGGCCGATACCGCCTGCTGGAGAAGGTCGGCACCGATCCCCGGTGCGACGCGCAGCTGTGGCGGGCCAAGGACGGTGTGCTCGGACGCGATGTCGCGCTGACCATCCTGACCGGGGACCGCTCCCAATCGGATGCGGCGACGAGCGCGCGGCGCACGCTGGAACGCGCGATGCACGCCAGCACCTTCAACCACGTCGGCGTCGCGCGGGTGCTCGACGTCGTGACACCAGCACCAGGTGACCCGCAGGGCGTGCTCGGCGTCGTCATCGCCGAATGGACGCACGGCACCGACCTGATCGAGCTGATCGGGGACGGGCCGCTGCAGCCGGGCACCGCGGCGCGGCTGCTGCAACCGCTGGCCGCCGCTGTCGAAGCCGCGCACCACGCCGGGCTGGTGCTCGGCGCGGACCACCCGCAGCGGATCCGGGTGACGCCGGAAGGCGACATCCGGATGGCCTTCCCTGGGCCGCTGTCCACCGCGAGCTCCAGCGACGACGTGCGCGGGCTCGGTGCCGCGCTGTACCTGCTGCTGACCGGGCGCTGGGCGCTGGACTCCGCCCCCGAAGGCCTGGCGACCGCGCCGACCGGACCGGACGGCACCATCGTCGCGCCGCGCACGCTGCGCCCGACGGTGCCGCTGGAGCTGTCCACGGTCGCCCTGCGCGCCCTCGGCAGCCCCGACACGCACGGCACCACCGGCGGCGTCCGCACCGGTGCAGCGGTGCTGCGGGTGTTGGAGCAGCACGCCACGTTCGAGGCCTCGTCCTCGGCCGTGCAGTCCGGACCCGCGGGCGGCGCGACGCAGACCAACGAGGTCTGGAGCACCCAGGACCCCAAGCCGGACAAGGTCAAGCGCAAGAAGCTGGCGATCAGCGTCGGCGCCCTGGCGGTGGCCACGCTGCTCGTCGTCGGCTGGATCGTCGCCAACCTCATCGGCATGTTCGCGGGCAACCCGGAGGCCGAAGGCCCGTCGGTGACCTTGGGCGACGACAACGCGCAGCAGCCCGCACCGACCCCGGACCAGGCCGTCCCGGTCCAGGTCACCGGCGGGACCCCGTTCGTCAAGGAGCAGACCCCGGACAGCCCCGGCAAGATCGGCAACCTGTTCGACGGCGACCCGTCGACGTCCTGGGCGACCGACTCCTACAACGACCAGTTCGGCAACGGGTTCAAGTCGGGCACCGGCACGGTGCTCAGCTTCTCGGCGCCGACGACCGTCCGCGAAGTGGTCATCGACTCGCCCAGCGCGGGCACCGTGGTGGAGATCCGGGCGGCCGACGGCACCAGCCCGAACTTCGACTCCAGCCCGCTGCTCGGGCAGCAGACGCTGGCCGCGGGCAAGACGACGATCCCGATCGACGCGGCGCAGCCCACCCAGAACGTGATCGTGTGGCTGACGCAGATCTCGCCGTCGGGCGGCAAGTTCCAGACCCGGATCAACGAGATCAGCATCTCCGGCACGGCGGCCTGA